The Bdellovibrio sp. ZAP7 DNA segment CATTAAAGGCGGCTTTAAGGACCGTCGACGTGCGATTCGATCAGCTTCCTTCGTTCAGTGCACTTTCTCCGAATATCGGTGTCGCAAGCTTTCAACGTCGTGATCTGACGATCAATACATTGATGCTGGCGGAAATTGTTAAAGGACCTCAAGGTTCCACGCGCACGACTCGCACTCATGGCAATATGTACAACGAAGTGCTGGCGACAGTCCTACATGAAACGACTCACTTGTATGATTTTGCCAATGTTCACAGTGATTCAGAAAAAGAAATGATCAGACGCTGTGACACCAAGTTTGCAAAATCCAAAGAGGAACGCATTCAAAATGGACCGCGTCCGTATGCCTGCAAATACTACGAAAAGATGACGACTTCTTTCTCTTCGAATCCCTACTATTTGCAAGTCGCGGGTTGGACGGGGCAAAGCGAGAACGTGATGAATCAACGTTCTCCAGATATCTATGAGCTTAAAGATAAACGCGAGCATTTCGCTGTGAACATGGAATACTTCCTGATGGATCCACAGTTTAAATGTCGTCGTCCTTCTTTGTATAAAGTCCTGTCTTCGCAATTCCAACACGTGCCTTTTCAAAATGTGACGTGTGAAACCCAGTTGGGATATGTGATTCCTAATAGTGGTGCGATGTACAGTCAGATTTTGCAGATCAATCCGGATCGCATTTATCAAGTTCACTATCTATTTGCAGAAAAGGGCAGCGACATTTCTTCGGGTTGGGGTCACTCGATGATTCGCTTGGTTATGTGTGCTCCAGAACGCAAAACAGTGGGACCTGATTGCCTTCGTGACGTGGAATATTCCGTGGTTTTGAGTTTCCGTGCCTGGGTTGAATCGATTCAGCTTAGTATGTGGGCGGGACTGGCAGGAGATTATTCTTCCCGTTTGTTCATTTTGCCTTTAAGTCAGGTTGTTGATGAATATCCAAAAGGGCAATTCCGTTCATTGCGCAGTATCCCTTTAAAGCTTACCCGTGAACAAATCCGTGACCTGGTCGTACGCTCTGTTGAAACGCACTGGGGTTACGAAGGCAGATATAAATTTATCACCGCAAACTGTGCGACGGAAACGTTGGATCTGTTGCAATCAGTATTGCAATCGCCAGCCATGATGAATGTGGATATTAAAACTCCAGCAGGATTGTATTCTGTTTTGCAAAAATTGAATCTTGCGGATGATTCTGTATTCAGAGATCCGAAAACTGCTAAAGAATTGGGTTACTATTTTGAATCCTATGAAGAGCGCTATAACAATACGTTCAAATTAATTAAAGACGCGGGATTCACTCCGCTGAAAGTCTTTAAAGAGTGGATCAAAGCCGATGCGGCTTATCGCCAGAAAGTCATTCGTGCCATTCCGAAATCTCACCCTGAGTATAAGAAAATGATTGCTTCACTGTTTGTCTTGGAATTTGCGGCGCAAAGACAGATTCAAACTTATATTTTGCAGGATTTAACCGGCTTGATGGCTGAAGGCAAGACGAGTGCCGAGGCTGACAAAGCCCAGCAGACCGCAAAAAACTATATGAAGATTTCTGAGTTGTTCGCAAAACCGTCATCGTTTTTGCCGAAGGGCAGAGGTTACGGTTTACCGCTTCCGGCGGAAATGGCAGCTGCGAAAGAGCTGGTGGCTGTGAAAGCCAAGGAAGCAATCAAGATTTCTGAAGAAACAAAAAAAATGGCTGATCAACTGACCGACACCGTTCTGATGAGGCAGGTCGAGACCAGCAACGAAAATATTAAATTGTTACAGCAACTGCTTCGCTCGAAGTAGTGAAAGGTGAACCTATGAAAAAGGCGATTGTTACCGCTATCATTATGCTTACAGGTGCTTCTGCGATGGCCCAATATTATCCAGGTCCTGCGCCTGGTGG contains these protein-coding regions:
- a CDS encoding DUF4105 domain-containing protein, translated to MLKTPLFKHIIAFSLPLLTGVMAHGFEYRLVTSLPSDQRVAVQNLLKQAEQKLPETLKAALRTVDVRFDQLPSFSALSPNIGVASFQRRDLTINTLMLAEIVKGPQGSTRTTRTHGNMYNEVLATVLHETTHLYDFANVHSDSEKEMIRRCDTKFAKSKEERIQNGPRPYACKYYEKMTTSFSSNPYYLQVAGWTGQSENVMNQRSPDIYELKDKREHFAVNMEYFLMDPQFKCRRPSLYKVLSSQFQHVPFQNVTCETQLGYVIPNSGAMYSQILQINPDRIYQVHYLFAEKGSDISSGWGHSMIRLVMCAPERKTVGPDCLRDVEYSVVLSFRAWVESIQLSMWAGLAGDYSSRLFILPLSQVVDEYPKGQFRSLRSIPLKLTREQIRDLVVRSVETHWGYEGRYKFITANCATETLDLLQSVLQSPAMMNVDIKTPAGLYSVLQKLNLADDSVFRDPKTAKELGYYFESYEERYNNTFKLIKDAGFTPLKVFKEWIKADAAYRQKVIRAIPKSHPEYKKMIASLFVLEFAAQRQIQTYILQDLTGLMAEGKTSAEADKAQQTAKNYMKISELFAKPSSFLPKGRGYGLPLPAEMAAAKELVAVKAKEAIKISEETKKMADQLTDTVLMRQVETSNENIKLLQQLLRSK